A region from the Mya arenaria isolate MELC-2E11 chromosome 2, ASM2691426v1 genome encodes:
- the LOC128225092 gene encoding uncharacterized protein LOC128225092, with protein sequence MISGRTLSKTGLILAVFSLVLQMLGFSCPGWLIVDIDLQVLSATGNGGIVGFGRIVSGSGLWFVRVCVHGTGNLVATCSTDSEHDTWQMGFRLHQAFTGLQSLDWLEVQIELTLALFFCTVAVLLVAFSLCRGFDLPLRPSSAIAAVLSLISVALILPVIIKVVLVVRDAKEASKDLKNNNGESLVSVEDPWALVLSACGMFLAFVASIVLAISAVLKDERKKPTVSPLSILTPAILRMGNFPARISTKDLTGHLPPSAIIVDQIDNENDGQPAIGRQDTEVLAFRTGRMLRETTEYEFYPPPFGQPTGSTEHLEDTTIINSRPPSYERFKSDLSIITGNGKYEREIEDFLSQKNVTLKRDNRAKNIKTDVSNDIKERHTTNNVDIPVKPLRVNRPSPANILKGTYQDGHVQNLKNSFQKTRTDKMNNRNKEETQLKGGNEEDVKGEDIAGKNSKLSAESSKESTVEVREAKNNTKMNKDNKGDHIASISTDHSADKQKQLPSSTENQNNGRKSQTVGRVPVQKNVSTSIVANNIKGDNEKGNTKEVKDKVRFDASEKKGNVTDDLMNGLDKTKVNTTKKTVEPENNEQKANMQKIEPVKVDNATKTSETKYDKVNIGSKGQTKDKPTKPAIKPWNIQRR encoded by the exons ATGATCTCTGGACGGACATTGTCTAAGACGGGCCTCATTCTAGCGGTTTTCTCGCTGGTCCTACAAATGCTTGGTTTCTCTTGTCCCGGCTGGCTTATAGTAGACATTGACCTGCAAGTTCTTTCTGCCACCGGGAACGGAGGTATAGTGGGGTTTGGTCGGATTGTTTCAGGAAGTGGACTATGGTTTGTCCGTGTGTGCGTGCATGGAACCGGGAACCTCGTGGCCACGTGTTCTACAGACAGTGAACATGACACTTGGCAGATGGGATTTCGGCTGCATCAAGCCTTCACTG gtTTGCAGTCGCTAGACTGGTTGGAGGTTCAGATCGAGCTAACCTTGGCACTGTTCTTCTGCACTGTTGCTGTCCTCTTGGTGGCCTTTAGCTTGTGTAGAGGGTTCGATCTCCCACTCAGACCTTCCTCAGCTATCGCCGCTGTATTGTCCCTCATATCAG TTGCACTCATTCTACCGGTGATAATTAAGGTAGTCCTAGTGGTGCGTGATGCTAAAGAGGCTTCTAAAgatctgaaaaacaacaatggagAAAGTTTGGTGTCGGTTGAGGATCCTTGGGCGCTTGTGCTCTCCGCTTGTGGTATGTTCTTAGCATTTGTGGCAAGTATTGTTCTGGCTATTTCTGCTGTGCTTAAAGATGAGCGGAAGAAACCCACTGTCTCTCCTCTCAGTATTTTAACACCCGCTATACTGAGAATGGGCAACTTCCCTGCAAGAATATCAACGAAGGACTTAACTGGTCATCTTCCACCATCGGCAATAATAGTTGATCAGATTGACAATGAAAATGACGGTCAACCAGCAATTGGAAGGCAAGACACGGAGGTACTGGCTTTCCGAACAGGAAGGATGCTTAGAGAAACGACTGAATACGAGTTTTACCCGCCCCCTTTTGGACAGCCAACTGGATCGACTGAACATTTGGAGGATACAACTATTATCAATTCGAGACCGCCTTCTTATGAACGATTCAAAAGTGATCTGAGTATAATTACTGGAAATGGTAAATATGAGAGAGAGATAGAAGACTTTTTATCCCAAAAGAATGTGACTTTAAAAAGGGATAATAGGGCAAAGAATATTAAGACTGATGTATCAAATGATATCAAGGAAAGACATACCACAAATAATGTTGACATACCCGTTAAACCACTGAGAGTTAACAGACCAAGCCCAGCTAATATTCTGAAAGGAACTTACCAAGATGGACATGTACAGAATTTGAAGAATTCATTCCAAAAAACGAGGACTGACAAAATGAATAATCGCAACAAAGAGGAGACGCAACTGAAAGGTGGAAATGAAGAAGATGTTAAAGGAGAAGATATAGCAGGTAAAAACAGTAAACTGTCCGCTGAGTCTTCGAAAGAATCAACTGTAGAGGTGAGAGAAGCTAAGAACAATACCAAAATGAACAAAGACAATAAAGGTGATCATATTGCATCTATTAGCACCGATCACTCAGCTGATAAACAAAAACAGCTCCCGTCTTCAACGGAGAACCAAAACAATGGTAGAAAGTCTCAAACTGTTGGAAGGGTACCTGTACAAAAGAACGTCTCAACTTCTATTGTGGCAAACAACATTAAAGGCGACAATGAAAAGGGCAACACAAAGGAGGTTAAAGATAAAGTCCGTTTTGATGCCTCCGAAAAGAAGGGCAATGTAACAGATGATTTAATGAATGGTTTAGACAAGACAAAAGTCAACACAACGAAGAAAACTGTTGAACCggaaaataatgaacaaaaggCAAATATGCAAAAGATTGAGCCTGTAAAAGTGGACAATGCGACAAAGACGAGCgaaacaaaatatgacaaagTTAATATTGGCAGCAAAGGACAAACAAAGGATAAACCAACCAAGCCAGCAATAAAACCATGGAATATTCAAAGGCGATGA